Proteins from a genomic interval of Mesobacillus sp. S13:
- a CDS encoding R2-like ligand-binding oxidase, which translates to MEQRTILTTSKRGLQIDSFPFRLYQKAKKFGIWNPADIDFTQDQQDWKQLDAEQQNDILRLISQFQAGEEAVTLDLLPLIMAIAKEGRLEEEMFLTTFLFEEAKHTEFFRLVLNALGETGDLSGHHTETYKRIFYEILPTTMDRLLTDQSPEAIAEAATVYNMFVEGVLAETGYYSFYQNLETLGLMPGLLKGIGNLKRDESRHIGYGTFLLQRLICEHPHLYEFVEGKMQELTPLAIRLNQEGFKGKDVSTFGNQIEDTMNFTMKQLSVRMEILSRARGKRIEEVYRVSETEMGVL; encoded by the coding sequence GTGGAACAAAGAACAATATTAACAACCAGCAAGCGGGGACTGCAGATAGATTCCTTTCCTTTCCGGCTATACCAAAAAGCGAAGAAATTTGGAATCTGGAACCCTGCTGACATTGATTTTACTCAGGATCAACAAGACTGGAAACAGTTGGACGCCGAACAGCAAAACGATATTCTGCGCCTGATTTCACAGTTCCAGGCTGGTGAGGAAGCCGTTACCCTCGATTTGCTGCCTCTGATCATGGCTATTGCCAAGGAAGGCAGGCTTGAGGAGGAGATGTTTTTAACTACCTTCTTGTTTGAAGAAGCCAAACATACAGAGTTTTTCCGGCTAGTCCTGAATGCGCTAGGGGAAACAGGTGATCTATCAGGACACCATACAGAAACGTATAAAAGGATTTTCTATGAGATTCTTCCAACAACGATGGACCGATTGCTTACTGACCAATCACCTGAAGCCATAGCCGAAGCAGCCACTGTTTACAATATGTTCGTAGAAGGGGTCCTTGCTGAAACGGGCTATTACTCATTCTATCAAAATCTTGAAACACTTGGTCTGATGCCAGGTTTGCTCAAGGGGATCGGCAATTTAAAAAGAGATGAATCAAGGCATATTGGCTATGGAACCTTCCTGCTGCAAAGACTGATTTGTGAGCATCCACATTTGTACGAGTTTGTTGAAGGGAAGATGCAGGAACTCACCCCGCTTGCCATCCGCCTGAACCAGGAGGGATTCAAAGGGAAGGATGTAAGCACTTTTGGAAACCAGATTGAAGATACAATGAATTTTACCATGAAACAGCTGTCTGTAAGGATGGAAATCCTTTCACGTGCAAGGGGCAAACGGATTGAAGAGGTTTATAGAGTTTCAGAGACTGAGATGGGAGTTTTATAA
- a CDS encoding aldehyde dehydrogenase family protein, protein MTVNVDVKTFPLFINGKWEAADSQETFDVFNPATGELVARVAKGNASDVDRAVEAARNAFDETEWKDMNPKERSKVLYAISYQIAANAEELAYLEAVSSGGTVRRIGANDILQMVDLFQTLAKFVEEYEFSETLPSPPFPGPAHNFIWREPIGVCAAITPWNLPMVIATWKIAPALAMGNTIVVKPATYTPLSTLKLAEIISQVVPPGVINVVTGPGAEVGEKLASHPKVDKVAFTGSTEVGRKVMQLAAGTIKNTTLELGGKSPNIILEDADLSLALPGSLFGVFLHSGQLCESGTRLFVPDHLHDVIVENLVKLAGKIKLGNPLDPASDVGPVISKKQKETILSYIEAGKAEGATLVCGGKEAKIAGCENGHFIEPTIFTNVTNDMKIAREEIFGPVLSVIRYTDLDHAIKMANDTIYGLAAGVWTRDVNKAYEVARKLQAGVVWINDWHMLRNDAPFGGYKQSGIGREMGKHSLDAYTQVKHVHTSFVPEAHKRTWYGLLLSDSAE, encoded by the coding sequence ATGACAGTAAATGTAGATGTAAAAACGTTCCCGTTATTCATTAATGGAAAATGGGAAGCAGCGGACAGCCAGGAAACCTTTGATGTCTTTAATCCTGCGACTGGAGAGCTTGTGGCACGAGTGGCAAAAGGGAATGCATCCGATGTGGACAGGGCTGTTGAGGCTGCACGTAATGCATTTGATGAAACGGAATGGAAGGATATGAACCCGAAGGAAAGATCGAAGGTTCTTTATGCGATTTCCTATCAAATAGCTGCCAATGCTGAGGAACTTGCTTATCTGGAAGCCGTCAGTTCCGGGGGTACAGTTAGAAGAATTGGCGCAAACGATATTTTACAAATGGTCGATTTGTTCCAGACTTTGGCCAAGTTCGTTGAAGAATACGAATTCTCTGAAACTCTTCCAAGTCCGCCATTCCCGGGACCGGCACATAATTTTATCTGGCGCGAGCCAATAGGAGTTTGCGCAGCGATTACTCCTTGGAACCTGCCAATGGTGATTGCGACGTGGAAAATCGCACCAGCACTGGCGATGGGGAATACGATTGTGGTGAAACCAGCGACCTACACTCCATTGTCAACATTGAAGCTAGCAGAAATCATTTCACAGGTCGTTCCACCAGGAGTCATCAATGTCGTGACTGGACCAGGTGCAGAAGTTGGAGAAAAGCTGGCAAGTCACCCAAAAGTTGATAAGGTTGCTTTTACAGGTTCGACTGAAGTGGGCCGAAAGGTGATGCAGCTTGCAGCAGGGACAATAAAGAACACGACTCTCGAGCTTGGCGGCAAGTCACCTAACATCATTCTCGAAGATGCCGACTTAAGCTTAGCCCTGCCAGGAAGCCTGTTTGGCGTATTTTTGCATTCGGGACAGCTTTGTGAATCAGGAACGAGGCTGTTTGTTCCGGATCATTTACATGATGTAATCGTTGAGAATCTTGTAAAGCTTGCCGGGAAAATAAAGCTAGGAAATCCACTTGACCCAGCAAGTGATGTCGGTCCGGTTATTTCAAAAAAGCAAAAAGAGACGATTTTATCCTATATCGAAGCTGGAAAAGCAGAGGGAGCAACCCTAGTTTGCGGCGGGAAGGAAGCAAAGATTGCTGGCTGTGAAAATGGACATTTCATTGAACCAACGATTTTCACAAATGTAACCAATGACATGAAAATTGCCCGCGAAGAAATCTTCGGACCTGTTTTATCTGTGATTCGATATACCGATTTGGACCATGCCATCAAGATGGCGAATGATACCATTTATGGTCTTGCTGCCGGCGTATGGACCAGGGATGTGAATAAAGCTTATGAGGTTGCCCGCAAGCTGCAGGCTGGTGTCGTCTGGATCAATGACTGGCATATGCTGCGCAATGATGCTCCATTTGGCGGATACAAGCAGAGCGGAATCGGCCGCGAGATGGGCAAGCATTCACTCGATGCATATACTCAAGTCAAGCATGTCCACACTTCCTTTGTCCCTGAAGCACATAAGCGTACATGGTATGGTTTGCTGCTTTCTGACAGTGCTGAATAA
- a CDS encoding iron-containing alcohol dehydrogenase has protein sequence MQTTTLSQFSLRSAIYSGSNSRAMVPDLFKGLGSKRVVLFSDRGLEKAGVADKVAQIFELTSKGTGPELAGIYVDIAQDAESRSVNEALRYAREVGADGLLAVGGGSVLDTVKGVKYAMHKGLTDIKEAIPGGFLFEQFPKATYIPIPHIAIPTTAGTGSEVSPIAVIYNEDIQMKGNIINPFLSADIAVLDPDLTVGLPPAITAFTGFDALTHAIEAFASPSATALTDAHALHAIRLIEKNLPLAVAEGSNLDARMEMLQASLMGITAFSFALNAIPVHNFAHAYGALFRIPHGLANAVFLPVVMEYVPSLYLPKVKELAAALRIDLDADEENETVLAKVVEKLRLLQHKTGLPSDFTEYNLTEEDLERVAGAVAKDPAAVSFPMPKELIQAIGQQVVPIGVK, from the coding sequence ATGCAAACGACAACATTATCACAGTTCTCCCTGCGTTCGGCAATTTACAGTGGGTCAAATTCTCGAGCCATGGTACCTGATTTGTTCAAGGGATTAGGGTCTAAGAGAGTGGTTCTTTTTAGCGACAGGGGGCTGGAAAAAGCCGGAGTAGCAGACAAGGTCGCCCAGATTTTCGAGTTGACCAGTAAAGGAACTGGACCTGAACTGGCAGGGATTTATGTAGACATAGCCCAGGATGCTGAAAGTCGTTCAGTGAATGAAGCTCTCCGATATGCGAGGGAAGTGGGGGCTGACGGATTGCTTGCTGTCGGAGGCGGCAGTGTGCTGGACACAGTTAAGGGAGTAAAATATGCCATGCATAAAGGGTTAACCGACATCAAGGAAGCAATCCCCGGCGGCTTTTTATTTGAGCAGTTTCCAAAGGCGACGTATATTCCAATTCCACATATCGCCATTCCTACAACAGCGGGTACAGGGTCAGAAGTGTCGCCGATTGCAGTCATTTACAATGAGGATATACAGATGAAAGGCAATATCATCAATCCTTTTCTCAGCGCTGATATCGCTGTGCTGGATCCGGACTTGACTGTAGGACTGCCGCCGGCAATCACGGCTTTTACCGGTTTTGATGCTTTGACTCATGCAATCGAGGCATTTGCTTCACCGAGTGCTACTGCACTGACTGATGCCCATGCTTTGCATGCAATCAGGCTGATAGAAAAAAATCTCCCACTTGCAGTTGCAGAAGGTTCCAATCTTGATGCGAGAATGGAAATGCTGCAGGCGAGCCTAATGGGAATCACCGCATTCAGTTTTGCATTGAATGCCATTCCGGTGCATAATTTCGCCCATGCATATGGCGCTTTATTCCGAATCCCTCATGGACTGGCAAATGCTGTTTTCCTGCCAGTAGTAATGGAATATGTACCAAGCCTGTACCTCCCGAAGGTAAAAGAATTGGCCGCTGCATTGAGAATAGACCTTGATGCCGATGAGGAGAATGAGACCGTCCTGGCTAAAGTCGTTGAAAAATTGCGGCTGCTTCAGCATAAGACTGGATTGCCTTCAGACTTTACAGAATACAACCTGACCGAGGAAGATCTGGAAAGGGTTGCGGGTGCCGTTGCAAAGGACCCTGCGGCCGTATCCTTCCCGATGCCAAAAGAACTGATTCAGGCTATCGGCCAGCAGGTCGTGCCGATTGGGGTTAAATAA
- a CDS encoding acyl-CoA dehydrogenase family protein, which produces MNFDFTEEQELLRKTVRSFVDKEILPNIKEWDEKQHFETSILTRLADLGLMGVCIPEQYGGSGMDYNSLAIVCEELERGDTAFRTAVSVHTGLNSMTLLQWGSEKQKQKYLVPQSKGEKVGAFGLTEPNAGSDVAAMQTTARDAGDHYVLNGSKTWISLCDVADHFLVFAYTDKSNKHHGISAFIVERTWEGFSSKAIKGKLGIRAGNTGEIFFDNVKVPKENLLGQEGDGFKIAMSALDNGRFTVAAGACGTIMASLEASVKYCHERSTFGKEIGRHQLVQQMIARMEAGLIQSRLLVYRAGWLKNQGKRNTRETSLAKWQACDYAYEAANDAVQIHGAYGFSNEYPVERYLRNAKAPVIYEGTREIHTVMQGEYALGYRVDKPLSNMLPAWPFGSVTEEAVK; this is translated from the coding sequence ATGAATTTTGACTTTACTGAGGAACAAGAGCTTTTGAGAAAAACTGTGAGGAGTTTCGTAGATAAGGAGATCCTGCCAAATATAAAAGAATGGGATGAGAAACAGCATTTCGAAACCAGTATTTTAACAAGGCTTGCCGATTTGGGGCTCATGGGGGTTTGTATACCAGAGCAATATGGAGGAAGCGGAATGGACTACAATTCCCTTGCGATTGTATGCGAGGAACTTGAGCGCGGCGACACAGCCTTCAGGACTGCGGTTTCTGTCCATACCGGGCTTAACAGCATGACATTGCTCCAATGGGGAAGCGAGAAGCAAAAGCAAAAATATCTCGTTCCCCAATCAAAAGGAGAGAAGGTTGGAGCATTCGGGCTTACCGAGCCTAACGCAGGTTCGGATGTGGCCGCAATGCAGACAACGGCGCGTGATGCAGGAGATCACTACGTACTCAATGGATCAAAAACATGGATCTCATTATGTGATGTAGCTGATCATTTTCTTGTATTTGCTTATACAGATAAAAGCAATAAACACCATGGCATCTCTGCCTTTATAGTGGAAAGAACCTGGGAAGGCTTCTCCTCTAAAGCCATAAAAGGGAAGTTGGGTATTAGGGCCGGAAATACCGGTGAGATCTTCTTTGATAATGTAAAGGTTCCAAAAGAAAATTTGCTGGGACAGGAGGGAGATGGATTTAAAATTGCAATGTCTGCACTGGACAATGGACGCTTTACAGTAGCTGCGGGTGCATGCGGAACAATCATGGCAAGCCTTGAGGCCAGTGTGAAGTACTGTCATGAACGAAGCACCTTTGGCAAAGAAATCGGCAGGCACCAGCTTGTCCAGCAAATGATCGCCAGGATGGAAGCAGGCCTCATACAATCACGTTTGCTGGTATACCGTGCAGGCTGGCTGAAAAATCAGGGGAAGAGAAATACCAGGGAAACTTCTTTGGCCAAGTGGCAGGCATGCGACTATGCCTATGAAGCTGCAAATGATGCCGTCCAAATCCATGGAGCCTATGGTTTCTCCAACGAATACCCGGTTGAACGGTATCTGCGTAACGCCAAAGCGCCCGTCATTTATGAAGGAACTCGAGAAATCCACACAGTCATGCAAGGAGAGTACGCTTTAGGTTATCGTGTTGATAAGCCATTGTCCAATATGCTCCCTGCTTGGCCATTTGGCTCGGTTACCGAAGAAGCTGTGAAATAA
- a CDS encoding M42 family metallopeptidase, whose product MAYPNTDETLNLLQELVSIPSPSGNTNEVITYVENYLNELQVETKRNRKGGLIATLPGKDQLNHRMLTAHVDTLGAIVKEIKPSGRLKLDLIGGFKYNSIEGEYCEIETSSGKKFTGTILMHQTSVHVYKDAGKAERNQDNMEVRIDEKVHSADDVKALGIEVGDFVSFDPRVQTTPSGYIKSRHLDDKASVAILLQLIKQMKSENIELPYTTHFLISNNEEIGYGGNSNITPETVEYLAVDMGAMGDGQSTDEYTVSICVKDASGPYHYELRKRLTQLAIDNEIGYKLDIYPFYGSDASAAIRSGHDIIHGLIGPGIDSSHAFERTHKDSIENTAKLLYHYVQSEMVL is encoded by the coding sequence ATGGCATACCCCAACACAGATGAAACATTAAATTTATTGCAGGAATTGGTCAGTATCCCCAGCCCTTCAGGAAATACAAACGAAGTCATTACATATGTAGAAAATTATTTGAACGAATTGCAGGTTGAAACAAAACGAAACCGAAAAGGAGGTTTGATTGCGACTCTTCCTGGCAAGGATCAGCTGAACCACAGAATGCTGACTGCCCATGTGGATACTCTCGGAGCGATCGTAAAAGAAATCAAGCCGAGTGGACGTCTTAAGCTTGATTTGATTGGCGGCTTCAAGTATAACTCCATCGAAGGTGAATACTGCGAAATTGAAACCTCCAGCGGCAAAAAGTTCACCGGTACTATTTTAATGCACCAGACCTCTGTCCATGTATACAAGGATGCTGGAAAAGCAGAACGCAATCAGGACAACATGGAAGTGCGCATTGATGAAAAAGTACATAGCGCAGATGATGTCAAAGCACTTGGAATTGAAGTTGGAGATTTTGTATCGTTTGATCCGCGCGTTCAGACTACTCCTTCAGGATACATAAAATCACGCCACCTTGATGATAAAGCAAGTGTCGCCATCTTGCTTCAATTAATCAAACAAATGAAAAGCGAAAACATAGAACTGCCTTACACTACACACTTTTTAATTTCTAATAATGAAGAAATTGGCTATGGCGGGAACTCGAATATCACACCGGAAACCGTAGAGTATTTAGCAGTCGATATGGGTGCAATGGGTGATGGCCAGTCAACGGATGAGTATACAGTCTCCATCTGCGTAAAGGATGCGAGCGGCCCATATCATTACGAGCTAAGGAAAAGGCTGACACAGCTTGCGATTGACAATGAAATCGGCTACAAACTCGATATTTATCCATTCTACGGATCAGACGCATCTGCTGCTATCCGATCAGGGCACGACATCATCCATGGACTGATTGGACCGGGAATTGACTCATCACACGCATTCGAAAGAACACACAAGGATTCTATCGAAAACACAGCGAAACTCTTGTACCATTACGTACAATCTGAAATGGTATTGTAA
- a CDS encoding superoxide dismutase produces MNGYWFRYSLLEWCREMEAKWTSVKGQLRDSADETALNQWEANLLTLKAHAENSMDDEALYAQARSLYDELAGYLYGSGSEIDRQQGQRLQPVPIGGHKLPPLPYAYDALEPVIDQQIMRLHHLKHHQSYVNGLNKAETEMQKARQTGDFGLIKHWEREAAFNGAGHYLHTIFWNIMSPNGGGTPKGQLGKAINDSFGSFDGFKKHFSEAAKNVEAVGWAILVWSPRSHRLEILQAEKHQNLTQWDVVPLLVLDVWEHAYYLQYKNERAKYVENWWKVVNWKEVEQRFNKARTLAWQPF; encoded by the coding sequence ATGAATGGGTATTGGTTCAGGTATTCATTGCTGGAATGGTGCAGGGAGATGGAAGCGAAATGGACTTCAGTAAAAGGGCAACTTAGAGATTCCGCTGATGAAACCGCCTTAAATCAATGGGAAGCAAATCTTCTGACACTGAAAGCTCATGCCGAAAATTCCATGGATGATGAAGCACTATATGCTCAAGCTAGAAGCTTATATGACGAGCTTGCGGGATATTTATATGGCTCTGGATCAGAAATTGATCGGCAGCAAGGCCAGAGACTTCAGCCTGTTCCTATAGGCGGCCACAAACTTCCTCCGTTGCCTTATGCTTATGATGCGCTTGAGCCTGTGATTGATCAGCAGATAATGAGACTTCACCATTTAAAGCACCACCAGAGCTATGTAAACGGATTGAACAAGGCAGAAACAGAAATGCAGAAAGCAAGACAAACAGGCGATTTCGGTTTGATTAAACATTGGGAAAGAGAAGCAGCCTTCAATGGAGCCGGCCATTATCTCCATACAATTTTTTGGAACATCATGAGCCCAAATGGCGGCGGCACACCAAAGGGACAGCTCGGGAAAGCAATCAACGATTCATTCGGCAGCTTTGATGGATTCAAAAAACATTTTTCAGAAGCCGCCAAAAATGTTGAAGCAGTTGGCTGGGCAATTCTTGTTTGGTCACCTCGTTCCCACAGGTTGGAAATCCTCCAGGCTGAAAAGCATCAAAACTTAACCCAGTGGGATGTTGTCCCTTTACTTGTCTTGGATGTTTGGGAGCATGCTTATTATCTGCAGTATAAGAACGAACGGGCTAAATATGTTGAAAACTGGTGGAAGGTCGTCAACTGGAAAGAAGTAGAGCAGCGGTTTAATAAGGCCAGAACATTGGCATGGCAGCCTTTTTGA
- a CDS encoding DUF3892 domain-containing protein, producing the protein MESKDYNQIYNEYKEQSQGQAELEANSPQPGKEQIVAVRKNDDGDLIAFKTESGRELDYVSALSEAKAGKLAHVDVFHKYGRDILRSEPDGIKENNLDHLPHF; encoded by the coding sequence ATGGAAAGTAAAGATTATAACCAGATTTACAATGAATACAAGGAACAAAGCCAGGGGCAGGCAGAGCTGGAAGCAAACTCACCGCAACCAGGAAAAGAGCAAATCGTTGCCGTACGAAAAAATGATGATGGTGACCTGATTGCTTTTAAAACTGAGAGCGGGAGAGAGCTCGATTATGTTTCAGCGCTGTCTGAAGCAAAAGCGGGCAAGCTTGCACACGTTGATGTATTCCATAAATACGGCCGCGATATTCTGAGGAGCGAGCCAGATGGAATTAAGGAAAACAATCTCGATCATTTACCTCATTTTTAG
- a CDS encoding acyl-CoA dehydrogenase family protein yields MHLRLTEEQKMVQKTIRRFVEKELMPLENEVLRNEREGRPSLPPGKMNELQMKAKEAGFWGINTPEQYGGADLGQMMMAIVLMEVSKTFVPFQFGGSADNILYYGNEEQKQKYLIPTINGEKKSCFAMTEPGAGSDTRNIKMTAVKDGNEWVLNGEKTFITGGNEADFVMVIAITDKEKHRATGRDGVTCFIVDRDMGWKSEFIHTMGEWGPAGLVFDNVRVPEENILGEVDGGYKLGLEWIGFARWVVGARAIGAAERLLQMAIDYSKERITFGKPIAERQAIQWMIADSAVEIEAARWLVLNAAYTLDAGEDNRHMASMAKLYGSNMGNRVVDRVMQIHGGMGYTRELPIERWYREARLWRIYDGTDEIQRMIIARDLLKGHVKIGQFV; encoded by the coding sequence ATGCATTTACGCCTTACAGAAGAACAAAAAATGGTGCAAAAAACGATTCGCAGATTTGTGGAAAAAGAATTAATGCCGCTCGAAAATGAAGTCTTAAGAAATGAGAGAGAAGGACGGCCAAGCCTTCCTCCCGGAAAAATGAATGAATTGCAGATGAAGGCTAAAGAAGCAGGTTTCTGGGGGATCAATACACCAGAACAATATGGCGGTGCCGATTTGGGCCAGATGATGATGGCCATCGTCCTGATGGAAGTTTCGAAAACGTTCGTGCCTTTCCAATTTGGCGGTTCGGCAGACAACATTCTTTACTATGGAAATGAAGAACAAAAGCAGAAGTACCTGATTCCAACCATCAACGGTGAGAAAAAATCATGCTTTGCGATGACAGAACCTGGAGCGGGCTCAGATACAAGAAATATTAAAATGACAGCTGTGAAGGACGGAAATGAATGGGTACTGAACGGTGAGAAAACTTTTATTACAGGTGGAAACGAGGCTGACTTTGTCATGGTCATCGCGATCACGGATAAAGAAAAGCACCGTGCCACTGGCCGTGACGGGGTGACCTGCTTTATTGTCGACCGGGATATGGGCTGGAAATCAGAGTTTATACATACGATGGGCGAATGGGGGCCGGCGGGACTGGTGTTTGATAACGTCCGTGTACCAGAGGAAAATATCCTGGGCGAAGTAGATGGAGGCTATAAACTGGGACTGGAATGGATCGGATTTGCAAGATGGGTTGTTGGTGCAAGGGCGATAGGAGCCGCGGAACGCTTGCTGCAAATGGCGATTGACTATTCAAAAGAACGGATTACTTTTGGCAAGCCGATTGCCGAAAGACAAGCTATCCAATGGATGATCGCGGATTCCGCAGTGGAAATCGAAGCCGCAAGATGGCTCGTGCTCAATGCAGCCTATACTCTGGATGCCGGTGAAGATAACAGGCATATGGCATCCATGGCAAAATTGTATGGTTCCAATATGGGGAACAGGGTTGTGGACCGTGTTATGCAAATTCATGGAGGTATGGGCTACACAAGGGAACTGCCGATCGAGCGCTGGTATCGTGAAGCAAGACTTTGGAGAATTTACGACGGCACGGATGAAATCCAACGAATGATCATCGCCAGGGACCTTTTGAAAGGACATGTGAAGATCGGCCAGTTTGTTTAA
- a CDS encoding beta-ketoacyl-ACP reductase, which produces MAGRFEGKVAFVTGGSRGIGKGIVQLFAEEGAKVAFIDLNEEALAETTSELREKGYEVFSKVANVTDSEQVEQAMKEVHDTFGSVDILVNNAGVIRDNLLFKMTDSDWQTVMDVHLKGSFNAAKAAQKYMVEQKYGRIINISSTSALGNRGQANYAAAKAGLQGFTKTLAIELGRYGITANSVAPGFIETEMTKETAARIGISFDDLIKHSVASIPVGRSGKPADIANAVAFFADEKSSFVNGQVIYVAGGPKN; this is translated from the coding sequence ATGGCAGGAAGATTTGAGGGCAAGGTTGCTTTTGTGACGGGAGGAAGCAGAGGAATCGGGAAAGGGATTGTTCAACTTTTCGCAGAGGAAGGTGCGAAGGTTGCTTTTATTGACTTGAATGAGGAAGCGTTGGCGGAAACCACAAGTGAGCTGCGTGAAAAAGGATACGAGGTTTTCTCCAAAGTAGCAAATGTGACGGACTCCGAACAGGTGGAACAAGCAATGAAAGAGGTGCATGACACTTTTGGCTCTGTCGACATCCTTGTGAACAATGCAGGTGTCATCCGCGATAATCTGCTGTTCAAAATGACAGATTCCGATTGGCAAACAGTCATGGATGTCCATTTGAAAGGTTCGTTCAATGCTGCTAAAGCAGCTCAGAAGTATATGGTAGAACAGAAATATGGGCGGATCATCAATATTTCATCCACCTCCGCTCTTGGCAACAGAGGCCAGGCAAACTATGCAGCCGCAAAGGCAGGCCTCCAGGGTTTTACTAAGACACTCGCAATTGAGCTGGGACGTTATGGGATAACAGCCAATTCAGTCGCTCCAGGTTTTATCGAGACGGAAATGACGAAAGAAACTGCCGCTCGAATCGGAATCTCGTTCGATGACTTGATTAAGCACAGTGTGGCTAGCATTCCGGTCGGCAGGAGCGGAAAACCTGCGGATATCGCCAATGCAGTTGCCTTCTTTGCTGATGAAAAATCGTCCTTTGTCAACGGCCAGGTCATCTATGTAGCTGGCGGTCCAAAAAATTAA
- a CDS encoding MaoC family dehydratase N-terminal domain-containing protein gives MFKEHIGKQSNKVKNIVERGAVRKFAEAIGDLHPIFIDEETGKRSRYNRNIAPPTFPRVFDYGTIEGLHLPNKGLIHGEQTYHYERPLLVGEEITCYSVIKNYFEKKGTQGEMGFLVLESFGEDEMGKLVFSSTQTVIITEAVRKVLIG, from the coding sequence GTGTTCAAAGAGCATATTGGCAAACAGTCCAACAAAGTTAAAAACATTGTGGAACGCGGCGCTGTCAGGAAATTTGCCGAAGCAATCGGAGATCTTCATCCCATTTTCATTGATGAGGAAACTGGCAAAAGATCAAGATATAACAGGAATATAGCCCCGCCAACTTTTCCGAGGGTTTTTGATTACGGAACAATCGAGGGCCTGCATCTTCCTAATAAAGGCTTGATTCATGGCGAACAGACTTATCATTACGAACGACCTTTGCTTGTTGGGGAAGAAATAACCTGTTACTCGGTGATCAAAAATTATTTCGAAAAGAAAGGAACTCAGGGGGAGATGGGCTTTCTTGTATTAGAAAGCTTTGGTGAGGATGAAATGGGAAAACTAGTTTTTTCCTCCACTCAAACTGTCATTATCACGGAAGCAGTAAGAAAGGTGTTGATCGGATGA
- a CDS encoding MaoC/PaaZ C-terminal domain-containing protein — translation MSSLAELKVGESLKEVQLEPVDRITLIKYADASGDYNPIHTIDDEAMKAGLPGIIAHGMWTMGNLAKLFTDFYEEGFIQDYTIRFKGMVFLNDVVTLQAELAEENANILRFNVKAVNQNGNEVIKGDVLYHRYAS, via the coding sequence ATGAGCAGTTTAGCAGAATTGAAGGTAGGAGAATCCCTGAAGGAGGTCCAGCTTGAACCTGTCGACCGGATTACCCTGATCAAATATGCTGATGCCTCAGGAGATTACAATCCAATCCATACAATCGATGATGAAGCTATGAAAGCTGGGTTACCGGGAATCATCGCTCATGGCATGTGGACAATGGGCAACCTGGCAAAGCTATTCACTGATTTTTACGAGGAAGGATTCATTCAGGATTATACGATTCGGTTTAAAGGGATGGTGTTCCTGAATGACGTAGTCACTCTCCAGGCTGAACTGGCTGAGGAAAATGCGAACATCCTTAGATTCAACGTTAAGGCAGTCAATCAAAATGGCAATGAAGTCATTAAGGGAGACGTCCTCTATCATCGGTATGCTTCTTAG